A portion of the Ricinus communis isolate WT05 ecotype wild-type chromosome 10, ASM1957865v1, whole genome shotgun sequence genome contains these proteins:
- the LOC8273227 gene encoding uncharacterized protein LOC8273227 isoform X3, giving the protein MDLPFVTNCKRFPHLSYPSLKDNKLFPLSTAAHYCALKLHIVGRTSVPFAKASRLLSIRACQVKSEDSEEMLSGESIILDEQALTRDLQIAIEEENYAQAAKIRDSLRLLQEDSKASVLAANARFYNAFRNGDLASMQALWAKGDNVCCVHPGASGVIGYDDVMESWELVWMNYDFPLEIELKNARVHFKGDVGYVTCVEFVRTKGSSWGAQFVTNVFERIDGQWFICIHHASPVDL; this is encoded by the exons ATGGATCTACCTTTTGTTACAAA CTGCAAGAGGTTTCCCCACCTCTCTTATCCTTCCCTTAAGGACAACAAATTGTTTCCGCTATCTACTGCAGCGCATTATTGTGCTCTCAAGTTGCACATTGTAGGAAGAACTT CAGTGCCCTTTGCAAAAGCTTCCCGCTTGTTGTCAATAAGAGCATGTCAAGTAAAAAGTGAAGACTCTGAGGAAATGCTGAGTGGCGAAAGCATCATATTGGATGAGCAAGCCTTAACACGGGACTTGCAGATTGCCATTGAAGAAGAGAACTATGCCCAAGCTGCTAAAATCAGGGATAGCCTTCGACTGCTCCAGGAGGATAGTAAGGCTTCGGTACTGGCAGCAAATGCCCGGTTTTATAATGCATTCAGGAATGGTGATTTAGCTTCAATGCAGGCCCTTTGGGCAAAAGGCGATAATGTTTGTTGTGTGCACCCAGGTGCAAGTGGAGTTATCGGTTATGATGATGTTATGGAGAGCTGGGAGCTTGTATGGATGAACTATGATTTCCCATTGGAGATTGAGTTGAAAAATGCCAGAGTTCATTTTAAGGGGGATGTAGGTTACGTTACATGTGTGGAATTTGTTAGGACAAAAGGTAGCAGTTGGGGAGCTCAGTTTGTAACAAATGTTTTTGAGAGGATTGACGGTCAATGGTTCATCTGTATTCATCATGCTTCACCTGTTGATTTATGA
- the LOC8273226 gene encoding uncharacterized protein LOC8273226 yields MMSGVRQSNAYPKPSGRMGVGVDMKKSSKQQQYSKAVKETVLPTQAMQSLKHQDMLKAKGYISKPYSGVPCELKQNPNNGTLIQPKPSGNCQQLAVMVKASKDDELVKYMSSLPHYLQRMEKTENIQDKALNVGVLDWGRLENWKCSQKGIVLRDGNDASLPSSNLSTKMTARPPTVYSPTHNQTLTSESKLRPPPCRNNSSHNDGISRNTKSSFPEAGLVQDLENASRSHFHGQKRALWNHKYFDRSSSQTVFRKGEQRELDHKNTAKVENQSSNSSNNRILIGPSESVSSCDREAKQRIEGMQRSDINRKASKKKSTPSMGASSSKLKSCDISLSTKDKKNVNNRMKKRMELQEPEIDIPHQADQSKNIVLLLPVKVAQSSPLKHPRRLIDENVTGASQNSLSEGLSDREVFSSELHHEIPHSCPLPSRAEINTEQQEMAPNAFNNHDVELSSNASSSANSSNENLLETLRTLDQETAELDSRKGRHPSPNRRFSFSLGRMTRSFSFKETSGIPQLTSTYVSVKSGPVISKASADLGNSNREKASGHNRARSSPLRRILDPLLKSKGSNLQNSSGTDQSSSGSPNAHSYKTIDATESLQNEKHELSSIQAHLMVTRSNGFPLFRFVINNKNIIVAAPLKNLTPMAKNDQGCNYVLYAIDEMKRKGGSWITQVGKEKSCSFVYNVVGQMKVNGSSFLDLSGKNSSNEYVVKESVLFGTERRQTGQGSAGLMPNTELAAVVIKKPSGNLGYDGSGSDKEKNLMEKDFSWCPSDNEHSDSCTVILPGGVHSLPSTGVPSSLIHRWRSGGSCDCGGWDVGCKLRILSNENLNQKLQRASGACPMSHDFELFVQGEQQQDKPMFSMAPIEKGKYSVEFRPSISPLQALFISVSVISCQKLSGLDEVSTVYDEKIFHGYENVGGMKKIRTAVVGEAPVKYTPCPPVSPVGRV; encoded by the exons ATGATGTCTGGTGTACGACAAAGTAACGCATACCCAAAACCTTCTGGCAGAATGGGAGTTGGTGTAGACATGAAAAAGAGCTCCAAACAGCAGCAATACTCTAAGGCAGTGAAGGAGACGGTTCTTCCAACCCAAGCAATGCAGAGTCTAAAGCACCAAGACATGCTAAAAGCCAAAGGTTACATCAGTAAGCCCTATAGTGGTGTTCCCTGtgaattaaaacaaaatccaAATAATGGGACCTTGATACAACCAAAACCTTCAGGAAATTGTCAGCAGCTGGCTGTCATGGTAAAGGCATCAAAAGATGATGAGCTTGTCAAATATATGTCAAGTTTGCCTCATTATTTACAGCGCATGGAAAAAACAGAAAACATACAAGATAAGGCTTTAAATGTCGGGGTTTTGGATTGGGGACGTTTAGAGAATTGGAAATGCAGCCAAAAGGGCATCGTGTTGAGAGATGGCAATGATGCATCCTTGCCTAGCAGTAATTTGTCAACTAAAATGACTGCTAGGCCGCCTACAGTTTACAGTCCAACACATAATCAAACTCTCACTTCTGAAAGCAAACTGCGTCCTCCTCCTTGCAGAAATAATTCTTCTCATAATGATGGCATTTCTCGAAATACCAAATCATCTTTTCCGGAAGCGGGGCTCGTTCAGGATCTGGAAAATGCTTCCAGGAGCCATTTTCATGGACAGAAGAGGGCATTGTGGAACCACAAGTATTTTGATAGAAGTAGTTCACAAACAGTTTTCAGAAAGGGTGAACAGAGAGAGTTGGATCATAAGAACACTGCAAAAGTTGAAAATCAGTCATCCAACTCCAGCAATAACCGGATACTAATAGGGCCCAGCGAAAGTGTGAGTTCTTGTGATAGAGAAGCCAAGCAGAGAATTGAGGGAATGCAACGATCAGATATAAACAGAAAGGCCTCGAAAAAGAAGAGTACTCCAAGCATGGGAGCTTCGTCTTCAAAGCTGAAAAGTTGTGATATCTCACTCAGTACAAAGGACAAGAAGAATGTTAATAACAGAATGAAGAAGAGAATGGAGTTGCAAGAACCAGAAATTGATATTCCTCATCAAGCTGATCAAAGCAAAAACATTGTTCTTCTCTTACCTGTAAAAGTTGCTCAAAGTAGCCCTCTAAAGCACCCAAGAAGGTTAATAGACGAGAATGTGACCGGAGCATCTCAGAATAGCTTGTCAGAGGGGTTATCTGACAGGGAGGTTTTCTCCTCGGAACTCCATCATGAAATTCCTCACTCATGTCCACTGCCTTCTAGAGCTGAGATTAATACAGAACAACAAGAGATGGCACCTAATGCATTCAATAATCATGATGTGGAGCTGTCATCCAATGCAAGCAGCAGTGCTAATTCTTCAAATGAAAATCTACTTGAAACTTTAAGGACACTGGACCAAGAAACAGCAGAACTGGATTCTAGGAAAGGCAGACATCCATCACCAAATCGCCGATTTAGCTTCAGCTTAGGTCGGATGACCAGAAGTTTCAGCTTCAAGGAGACTTCAGGCATTCCGCAATTGACCTCCACATATGTTTCAGTGAAGTCTGGTCCTGTGATATCCAAAGCTTCTGCTGATTTGGGTAATTCAAACAGAGAGAAAGCAAGTGGTCATAACAGAGCTAGATCCAGCCCTTTGAGAAGGATCCTAGATCCACTACTGAAGTCCAAGGGCTCAAATCTGCAAAATTCTTCTGGAACTGATCAGTCATCTAGCGGAAGCCCGAATGCCCACAGCTATAAGACAATTGATGCTACTGAATCActtcaaaatgaaaaacatgAGTTATCCAGTATACAAGCTCACCTGATGGTTACAAGGAGTAATGGATTTCCATTGTTCAGATTTGTGatcaacaataaaaatattattgttgcCGCccctttgaaaaatttaacaCCAATGGCAAAGAATGATCAGGGCTGCAACTATGTACTGTATGCCATTGATGAAATGAAGAGAAAAGGTGGAAGCTGGATTACTCAAGTTGGTAAAGAGAAAAGCTGTAGCTTTGTCTATAATGTGGTTGGCCAGATGAAGGTAAATGGCTCTTCATTCTTGGATTTGTCTGGAAAGAACTCCAGTAACGAGTATGTAGTTAAAGAGTCAGTTTTATTTGGTACTGAGCGAAGACAGACAGGTCAGGGATCAGCAGGGTTGATGCCAAACACAGAGCTTGCAGCTGTTGTTATCAAGAAGCCTAGTGGAAACTTAGGCTATGATGGCTCGGGGagtgataaagaaaaaaacttgATGGAGAAGGACTTCTCATGGTGCCCGTCAGACAATGAACACTCTGATAGTTGTACAGTCATACTTCCTGGCGGTGTTCATAGTTTGCCTAGCACAGGAGTTCCTTCATCGCTAATTCATCGGTGGAGATCTGGTGGATCATGCGACTGTGGAGGCTGGGATGTTGGCTGTAAACTACGTATTTTATCCAATGAAAACCTAAACCAGAAGCTTCAAAGAGCCTCTGGTGCTTGCCCGATGTCACATGACTTTGAGCTCTTCGTTCAG GGAGAACAGCAGCAAGATAAGCCCATGTTCAGTATGGCACCAATCGAGAAGGGGAAGTACTCCGTTGAATTCAGACCATCAATTTCCCCATTACAGGCATTATTCATTTCTGTCTCAGTTATAAGCTGCCAGAAATTATCTGGTCTCGATGAAGTGAGTACTGTGTACGATGAAAAAATTTTCCACGGGTATGAAAATGTAGGAGGAATGAAGAAGATACGCACAGCCGTTGTGGGGGAAGCACCTGTGAAATATACTCCATGTCCACCTGTTTCCCCAGTTGGAAGGGTCTAG
- the LOC8273227 gene encoding uncharacterized protein LOC8273227 isoform X2, whose protein sequence is MALHGSTFCYKVNFIDRRLPCSCINSCKRFPHLSYPSLKDNKLFPLSTAAHYCALKLHIVGRTLPFAKASRLLSIRACQVKSEDSEEMLSGESIILDEQALTRDLQIAIEEENYAQAAKIRDSLRLLQEDSKASVLAANARFYNAFRNGDLASMQALWAKGDNVCCVHPGASGVIGYDDVMESWELVWMNYDFPLEIELKNARVHFKGDVGYVTCVEFVRTKGSSWGAQFVTNVFERIDGQWFICIHHASPVDL, encoded by the exons ATGGCGCTTCATGGATCTACCTTTTGTTACAAA gtaaattttattgataggcGGCTACCCTGTTCTTGCATTAATAGCTGCAAGAGGTTTCCCCACCTCTCTTATCCTTCCCTTAAGGACAACAAATTGTTTCCGCTATCTACTGCAGCGCATTATTGTGCTCTCAAGTTGCACATTGTAGGAAGAACTT TGCCCTTTGCAAAAGCTTCCCGCTTGTTGTCAATAAGAGCATGTCAAGTAAAAAGTGAAGACTCTGAGGAAATGCTGAGTGGCGAAAGCATCATATTGGATGAGCAAGCCTTAACACGGGACTTGCAGATTGCCATTGAAGAAGAGAACTATGCCCAAGCTGCTAAAATCAGGGATAGCCTTCGACTGCTCCAGGAGGATAGTAAGGCTTCGGTACTGGCAGCAAATGCCCGGTTTTATAATGCATTCAGGAATGGTGATTTAGCTTCAATGCAGGCCCTTTGGGCAAAAGGCGATAATGTTTGTTGTGTGCACCCAGGTGCAAGTGGAGTTATCGGTTATGATGATGTTATGGAGAGCTGGGAGCTTGTATGGATGAACTATGATTTCCCATTGGAGATTGAGTTGAAAAATGCCAGAGTTCATTTTAAGGGGGATGTAGGTTACGTTACATGTGTGGAATTTGTTAGGACAAAAGGTAGCAGTTGGGGAGCTCAGTTTGTAACAAATGTTTTTGAGAGGATTGACGGTCAATGGTTCATCTGTATTCATCATGCTTCACCTGTTGATTTATGA
- the LOC8273227 gene encoding uncharacterized protein LOC8273227 isoform X4 has product MDLPFVTNCKRFPHLSYPSLKDNKLFPLSTAAHYCALKLHIVGRTLPFAKASRLLSIRACQVKSEDSEEMLSGESIILDEQALTRDLQIAIEEENYAQAAKIRDSLRLLQEDSKASVLAANARFYNAFRNGDLASMQALWAKGDNVCCVHPGASGVIGYDDVMESWELVWMNYDFPLEIELKNARVHFKGDVGYVTCVEFVRTKGSSWGAQFVTNVFERIDGQWFICIHHASPVDL; this is encoded by the exons ATGGATCTACCTTTTGTTACAAA CTGCAAGAGGTTTCCCCACCTCTCTTATCCTTCCCTTAAGGACAACAAATTGTTTCCGCTATCTACTGCAGCGCATTATTGTGCTCTCAAGTTGCACATTGTAGGAAGAACTT TGCCCTTTGCAAAAGCTTCCCGCTTGTTGTCAATAAGAGCATGTCAAGTAAAAAGTGAAGACTCTGAGGAAATGCTGAGTGGCGAAAGCATCATATTGGATGAGCAAGCCTTAACACGGGACTTGCAGATTGCCATTGAAGAAGAGAACTATGCCCAAGCTGCTAAAATCAGGGATAGCCTTCGACTGCTCCAGGAGGATAGTAAGGCTTCGGTACTGGCAGCAAATGCCCGGTTTTATAATGCATTCAGGAATGGTGATTTAGCTTCAATGCAGGCCCTTTGGGCAAAAGGCGATAATGTTTGTTGTGTGCACCCAGGTGCAAGTGGAGTTATCGGTTATGATGATGTTATGGAGAGCTGGGAGCTTGTATGGATGAACTATGATTTCCCATTGGAGATTGAGTTGAAAAATGCCAGAGTTCATTTTAAGGGGGATGTAGGTTACGTTACATGTGTGGAATTTGTTAGGACAAAAGGTAGCAGTTGGGGAGCTCAGTTTGTAACAAATGTTTTTGAGAGGATTGACGGTCAATGGTTCATCTGTATTCATCATGCTTCACCTGTTGATTTATGA
- the LOC8273227 gene encoding uncharacterized protein LOC8273227 isoform X1 → MALHGSTFCYKVNFIDRRLPCSCINSCKRFPHLSYPSLKDNKLFPLSTAAHYCALKLHIVGRTSVPFAKASRLLSIRACQVKSEDSEEMLSGESIILDEQALTRDLQIAIEEENYAQAAKIRDSLRLLQEDSKASVLAANARFYNAFRNGDLASMQALWAKGDNVCCVHPGASGVIGYDDVMESWELVWMNYDFPLEIELKNARVHFKGDVGYVTCVEFVRTKGSSWGAQFVTNVFERIDGQWFICIHHASPVDL, encoded by the exons ATGGCGCTTCATGGATCTACCTTTTGTTACAAA gtaaattttattgataggcGGCTACCCTGTTCTTGCATTAATAGCTGCAAGAGGTTTCCCCACCTCTCTTATCCTTCCCTTAAGGACAACAAATTGTTTCCGCTATCTACTGCAGCGCATTATTGTGCTCTCAAGTTGCACATTGTAGGAAGAACTT CAGTGCCCTTTGCAAAAGCTTCCCGCTTGTTGTCAATAAGAGCATGTCAAGTAAAAAGTGAAGACTCTGAGGAAATGCTGAGTGGCGAAAGCATCATATTGGATGAGCAAGCCTTAACACGGGACTTGCAGATTGCCATTGAAGAAGAGAACTATGCCCAAGCTGCTAAAATCAGGGATAGCCTTCGACTGCTCCAGGAGGATAGTAAGGCTTCGGTACTGGCAGCAAATGCCCGGTTTTATAATGCATTCAGGAATGGTGATTTAGCTTCAATGCAGGCCCTTTGGGCAAAAGGCGATAATGTTTGTTGTGTGCACCCAGGTGCAAGTGGAGTTATCGGTTATGATGATGTTATGGAGAGCTGGGAGCTTGTATGGATGAACTATGATTTCCCATTGGAGATTGAGTTGAAAAATGCCAGAGTTCATTTTAAGGGGGATGTAGGTTACGTTACATGTGTGGAATTTGTTAGGACAAAAGGTAGCAGTTGGGGAGCTCAGTTTGTAACAAATGTTTTTGAGAGGATTGACGGTCAATGGTTCATCTGTATTCATCATGCTTCACCTGTTGATTTATGA